Proteins encoded by one window of Rutidosis leptorrhynchoides isolate AG116_Rl617_1_P2 chromosome 7, CSIRO_AGI_Rlap_v1, whole genome shotgun sequence:
- the LOC139859981 gene encoding uncharacterized protein, with protein sequence MSKVWQASPWPCTAVICDRCKKFGHLAKDCKPGHFRKDFPKNNKTGIARVRAFNINSTEARDDPKLVMGTFSLNDQNVYILFDTGADRSFISKDICHNIKNPISPLDNIYSIELGNAEVVCDQKAIRIPNADGEPMMVYGEKSNTQLPLINCLKVQKYVRKGCITFMTHLSKVEPEDKRPEDVPIVKDFQEVFPDVLPGLPPHQEVEFQILLVPGPAPVAHIPYRLVPPELQELSSQLQELLLSRIGRDKSLKVKALNIVVRMNLTLKIRDAQLEAVKQENVDIEFIKGLDKKFDIKEDRTRYFANRIWVPKFGGLRELVLE encoded by the exons ATGTCAAAGGTGTGGCAAGCATCACCCTGGCCCTGTACTGCTGTGATTTGTGACAGGTGTAAGAAATTTGGTCATTTggccaaggattgcaag ccgggtcacTTTAGGAAAGATTTCCCCAAGAACAACAAGACTGGAATTGCTCGAGTCAGGGCGTTCAATATCAACTCCacagaagctcgtgatgatccgaagctAGTCATGGGTACATTTTCACTCAATGATCAAAATGTTTATATTTTGTTTGACACTGGCGCTGATAGAAGCTTcatatctaaggatatttgccaCAACATTAAGAACCCTATCTCTCCATTAGATAACATAtattctatagaactagggaacg ccgaggtggtctgcgaCCAAAAGGCTATTCGTATACCTAACGCAGATGGGGAACCtatgatggtgtacggagaaaagagcaacacacaACTAcctctcattaactgcttgaaagtccaaaagtatGTGAGGAAGGGATGTATCACATTTATGACACACCTGAGCAAAGTTGAACCTGAAGACAAGAGACCTGAAGATGTTCCTATCGTTAAAGATTTTCAAGAAGTTTTTCCGGATGTACTACCTGGACTCCCACCGCATCaagaagttgaatttcaaattcttCTGGTGCCAGGACCGGCCCCAGTGGCTCACATACCATATAGACTTGTACCCCCAGAACTACAAGAGTTATCCAGTCAATTGCAAGAGCT ACTCTTGAGCAGAATAGGGAGAGATAAATCTCTcaaggttaaagctcttaacatagttgtacGTATGAACCTTACATTAAAGATCCGTGATGCACAACTGGAGGCTGTGAAACAAGAGAATGTCGATATAGAATTTATCAAGGGATTAGATAAGAAATTCGACATAAAAGAGGATAGAACACGATATTTTGCTAACCGAATCTGGGTGCCaaaatttggtggattgagagaactggtGTTGGAGTAA